Within the Bacteroidales bacterium genome, the region CCGTTTCACCGACCAGTGGCAGGAAGATGCACCTTCCTATGCCTACCGCAACAGCGGGGTGATGTTTCATGCCCAGGATCCGCAGACCATCCGGAAGGATCAGGACTGGCCTATAGCTGTTGAATACCAGATACTGGCCGAAGAAGAAAAAGGAAAGCCCCGGCCCACCGGCAATGTTTGTACTCCCGGAACGGATATTCATTACCAGGGGGAGAAATATACGGATCACTGTCTGAATTCTTCATCCGAAACTTATCCCTGGGACCGCTGGATCAGCGGTGAACTGATCGTTTACCGCGATTCTCTCATTAAACATGTGATCCATGGTGACACGGTGCTTCAATATACCCGGCCGCAGATCGGAGGAGGAGTAGTGACCGGCTTTGACCCGGCTGTTATGGACGAGGGTAAATCTCTTACCCGGGGATACATTGCCCTTCAATCGGAGGGTCATGGGATCGAATTCCGGAATATTAAAATCCGGAAGCTGGATTAATTTTCCTGTCAGGAATGAGCAGAATGTGCGACTAGCCATGAAAACCAGAAATATCAAATTATGAAGATCGACAAGGTTACATTCCGCAATTCTGAAGGCGACCAATTGACCGCCCGTGTGGAATTGCCGGATGATGAACAACAGCGCGCCTATGCACTTTTTGCTCACTGTTTTACCTGCAATAAAAACCTTTCTGCGGTTCGCAACATAAGCCGGTCCCTCACCTCCTCAGGTTTTGGGGTGATGCGGTTTGACTTTACCGGTTTGGGAGAGAGTGAAGGAGATTTTGCCGACACCAATTTCTCGAGCAACATACAGGACATCCAGGAAGCCGTACGTTTCCTGGAGAAGGAATATCAGGCACCTTCGCTTCTGATCGGGCATTCCCTGGGAGGAGCCGCAGTCTTATATGCCGCCTCGGATATTCCTTCTGTCCGGGCGGTAGCTACCATAGGAGCTCCTGCCGATCCCAACCATGTCACCCAACTCATCTCTTCCGGCCTGGGGGAGATACATGAAAAGGGTTACGCGGAGGTATCCATAGGGGGCAGGCCCTTTACCATCAAAAAGCAGTTCCTGGATGACCTGCAAGCCGTGAACATGCCTACTGTACTTACAAAGATGGGTAAGGCACTGCTCATAGCCCATTCACCCCAGGACCAGATTGTGGGAATCAGCAATGCCGCCGATATCTTTAAGGCAGCCCGGCATCCCAAGAGTTTCATATCGCTTGATGGTGCCGATCATTTGTTGTCGGATTCCCGCGACTCGGCCTACATTGGTAAAGTCATCGCCCATTGGGCAGAGCGGTATATATCGTTGGGATGACAAAGACCTTGTGATCCGCTGAGGCGAAAGGTAAGTCGTGTGAACCCATATACAGGATTTTCGTATTTCTATCATGTCGGTCTGGGGAAAATATAATTGTCATATCTTTGTTGAAAATAAACCCAAAACGCAAGTTTATGACTCAGGTAAGAAAATCTACAATCCCGGTTCTGTTGGCAACTTTCTGGATCAGCATGCCGGAACCCGCTCGCAATGAAATGCGGGTTATGTCCTTTTGGACCGATTATTACAAAAAACCAGGCCTGGTCTTTCCTTTTGCTCCCAATAAATAAGAAGCAATTATGATTAAGCGAACCGTGATCCTGATCATTGGATTTGTGCTGCTCTGGAATTCCGGGTTCATAGGGGCAGAATACGGGTTGCCCTATACAGGTCCTTTTACTCTGCTGTTTTGGCGGTATTTGGCACTAACCATTTTTATGTTCCTGTACCTGGTGATAAGAGGCCGTTTTCGTTGGGTGGGCTGGCCTGCAGCTTCTGTTAACATGTTGGTAGGTGTTCTTGCCCACGGCGGTTGGCTTACTTGCGTTTTACTGGCCCTGGATTATGATGTCCCGGCAGGAATTGTTGCCCTGGTGGTAGCCTTGCAGCCCATGGCAACAGGTGCTTTCTCCGGGATGGCCGTAGGTGAAAAAACACCTCTTTACAGGTGGCTGGGCCTGATCATTGGATTTGGAGGTGTTGCCATTGCTGTCCTTTACAGGATCGATTTCACTTATCCCGGTTCTGTTTTTGGGTATCTCATCCCTTTAGGCTCGGTGGTCGCCATCACCATTGCCAGCCTGTTGCAAAGAAGCATGGAGACAGGTAAAGGAAACCACAAGCTGCCCGTGGACCTGAACCTTTTTTACCAGGCTATGGCTACTACCATAGCTCTGTTCTTGCCCGCCATTTTTATTGAGAACCTGGCTGCTCAATGGACGGGTCCTTTTATCTATACGATGATATGGCTTATATTTGCGGTATCCCTGGGTGCTTATGCATTGATGTGGCTGCTGATAGAGCGTATGGATGCCACCCGGGTGGCCAGCTTGTTTTATCTGGGGCCTCCCGTTACCATGCTGATGGCCTGGATTGCTTTTGGCGACAAGCTCCTGATGACCGATGTGGTTGGATTGTTGGTTGTTTTGCTTGGAGTGGTGATGACCCGCCACAAGTTGGACCATGTCATCAAACAAATAGCTTTTGGGGTTCTTAAGCAAAGATGGGACCGGTAGGGGCAAAACCCGGGAAGTGCCCGAGAGATGATCCATTTCATTTTTTGCCTCCAGCCGGAGTGATGCAGGGACAAACCGGCAAAAGATAACGGGATGAAATCTCCGGGGATTTGGTTGGATCTGTTTTCTTAACTTTTGGGGAGCATTTGTGTTTTTATAATGTAAGAGCTAAAAAGAATGTTTATGAATGGCTTGAAAGATATATCCCAACGGGAGGATATCTTCCCGGAATACCGCGATACTCCAATTGGTTTGCTTCTGGAATATCACAACCTGGATCGGGTCCTGGAGGAGCACGATGCTCCAAAATTACTGACCGGAACGTGTATGGATCACCGGGTCCTTTTGCACCTGCCTGAGCATTTCTCCTATATCATTCGCACGGGAGGTGCCAATCTGCGTTACAATGAATTTCAGGTATCCTTTGCCATCACCGTTGGTGGGATCAGGTATATTGCCCTGATAGGACACAGCCATTGTGGCATGGTGGGTTTGGATTCCAAGAAGGAATCCTTTGTCAAGGGGCTGGTTGATACCACCGGATGGAAGAGGGAACATGCGGAGGATCATTTCCGGCATTTTGCCCCGATGTTTGAGATCGGGCATGAGGTGGATTTCACCCTCAGTGAAGCCAATCGACTCAGACAACG harbors:
- a CDS encoding DUF1080 domain-containing protein, whose protein sequence is MRLIGIVLFSAIVGAFISCVSNDKKKGSTSGQDWQSLFNGKNLDGWTAKINHHELGENYANTFRVKDGKIGVNYDDYGAFNEQFGHLFYREPFSSYHLKFEYRFTDQWQEDAPSYAYRNSGVMFHAQDPQTIRKDQDWPIAVEYQILAEEEKGKPRPTGNVCTPGTDIHYQGEKYTDHCLNSSSETYPWDRWISGELIVYRDSLIKHVIHGDTVLQYTRPQIGGGVVTGFDPAVMDEGKSLTRGYIALQSEGHGIEFRNIKIRKLD
- a CDS encoding alpha/beta hydrolase, with protein sequence MKIDKVTFRNSEGDQLTARVELPDDEQQRAYALFAHCFTCNKNLSAVRNISRSLTSSGFGVMRFDFTGLGESEGDFADTNFSSNIQDIQEAVRFLEKEYQAPSLLIGHSLGGAAVLYAASDIPSVRAVATIGAPADPNHVTQLISSGLGEIHEKGYAEVSIGGRPFTIKKQFLDDLQAVNMPTVLTKMGKALLIAHSPQDQIVGISNAADIFKAARHPKSFISLDGADHLLSDSRDSAYIGKVIAHWAERYISLG
- a CDS encoding DMT family transporter, whose product is MIKRTVILIIGFVLLWNSGFIGAEYGLPYTGPFTLLFWRYLALTIFMFLYLVIRGRFRWVGWPAASVNMLVGVLAHGGWLTCVLLALDYDVPAGIVALVVALQPMATGAFSGMAVGEKTPLYRWLGLIIGFGGVAIAVLYRIDFTYPGSVFGYLIPLGSVVAITIASLLQRSMETGKGNHKLPVDLNLFYQAMATTIALFLPAIFIENLAAQWTGPFIYTMIWLIFAVSLGAYALMWLLIERMDATRVASLFYLGPPVTMLMAWIAFGDKLLMTDVVGLLVVLLGVVMTRHKLDHVIKQIAFGVLKQRWDR
- a CDS encoding carbonic anhydrase — translated: MNGLKDISQREDIFPEYRDTPIGLLLEYHNLDRVLEEHDAPKLLTGTCMDHRVLLHLPEHFSYIIRTGGANLRYNEFQVSFAITVGGIRYIALIGHSHCGMVGLDSKKESFVKGLVDTTGWKREHAEDHFRHFAPMFEIGHEVDFTLSEANRLRQRYPGIQVAPMIYLVEDNRLYLLEDDGRKESK